The following are encoded in a window of Gloeomargarita sp. SKYB120 genomic DNA:
- a CDS encoding MBL fold metallo-hydrolase: MATGFTVRFWGVRGSIPVPGAATVRYGGNTPCVEVQAGGQRLIFDGGTGLRVLGQTLKHQTNLEAHLFFSHSHWDHIQGFPFFTPAYQAGNRLHIYGPAAHQGYSIKQSLSNQMLDPNFPVPLQVMQADLSFHDLLAGDVVTIGDVTVETGSLNHPNYALGYRVTWRGKTVVYASDTEHYPDRLDRSVVHLARQADVLIYDANYTDEEYNDPVNPRRGWGHSTWQAGVQVAKAAGVRQLVLFHHDANHDDDFLDQVEAQVRQIMPSSVLAREGMVLQLL; encoded by the coding sequence ATGGCAACAGGGTTTACGGTGCGGTTTTGGGGTGTGCGCGGGAGCATCCCCGTACCCGGTGCGGCAACAGTGCGTTACGGCGGCAATACCCCCTGCGTGGAGGTGCAAGCGGGTGGACAACGGTTAATTTTTGACGGCGGCACGGGACTGCGGGTGTTGGGCCAGACGCTGAAGCATCAAACCAACCTGGAGGCCCATCTCTTTTTTAGTCATTCCCACTGGGACCACATCCAGGGCTTTCCGTTTTTCACCCCTGCCTACCAGGCCGGCAATCGATTACACATCTACGGCCCCGCTGCGCACCAGGGCTATTCCATCAAACAGAGCTTGAGCAACCAGATGCTCGACCCCAATTTTCCCGTGCCGTTGCAAGTCATGCAGGCGGATTTGTCCTTCCACGACTTGCTGGCGGGTGATGTGGTCACGATTGGTGATGTAACTGTAGAGACAGGGAGTCTGAACCATCCCAACTACGCCCTGGGGTATCGGGTGACGTGGCGGGGCAAAACGGTGGTGTACGCCAGTGATACGGAGCATTATCCCGACCGGCTCGACCGCAGTGTCGTGCATCTGGCGCGCCAGGCCGATGTTTTGATTTACGACGCCAACTACACCGACGAGGAATACAACGACCCGGTGAATCCCCGGCGCGGTTGGGGCCATTCCACCTGGCAAGCGGGGGTCCAAGTCGCCAAGGCAGCCGGTGTGCGGCAATTGGTGCTGTTCCATCACGACGCCAACCACGACGACGACTTTTTGGACCAGGTCGAAGCTCAGGTGCGCCAAATCATGCCCAGCAGCGTCCTAGCACGGGAAGGAATGGTGTTGCAATTGCTCTAA